A genomic stretch from Strongyloides ratti genome assembly S_ratti_ED321, chromosome : 1 includes:
- a CDS encoding Protein rogdi homolog — translation MNEKSSIIKPHITPVPLYVEPDHTKIEKECAWLQECKVEEVFRELEMIVREICKKLNISNKLGNKIFKSGSEDTSSTSNFACNQSEKHLLLPVHGPDQLRSTIFLIGENVCQVEVSFKHNKSPGGVFRSNAISNIQWKLQQLQDTGNYCVKAHHLIIKLLERVTEIKLNKQFGVESGKLINKTIEDVSNYLTLARNSLTMPRKKSLMELDNFQPTKCFHPPLPQDYLLSVYISSNKLICASYQVISKPNGGQQLLVSQAECVVPQFTDILYVLSVAYNQLTHLRNLMRVSLL, via the exons tTCCTTTATATGTGGAGCCTGATCATACTAAGATAGAGAAAGAATGTGCTTGGTTACAAGAATGTAAAGTTGAAGAAGTATTTCGAGAG ttGGAAATGATTGTTCGAGagatatgtaaaaaattaaacatatcaaataaattaggaaataaaatatttaaaagtggTTCAGAAGATACTTCATCAACATCAAATTTTGCTTGTAATCAAAGtgaaaaacatttattgttACCAGTACATGGTCCAGATCAATTAAgatcaacaatatttttgataGGAGAAAATGTTTGTCAAGTTGAAGTATCATTTAAACATAATAAAAGTCCTGGAGGAGTATTTAGATCTAATGCTATATCAAATATACAATGGAAATTGCAACAATTACAAGATACAGGAAATTATTGCGTCAAAGCACATCatttaattatcaaattattgGAAAGAGTTACTGAAATAAAACTTAACAAACAATTTGGTGTTGAATCAggaaaattgataaataaaacaattgaagatgtatcaaattatttaacacTAGCAAGAAATTCTTTAACAATGCCAAGAAAGAAAAGTCTTATGGAATTAGATAATTTTCAGCCAACAAAATGTTTTCATCCACCATTACCTCaagattatttattatctgTATACATAtcatcaaataaattaatatgtGCTTCATATCAAGTAATTTCTAAACCTAATGGTGGTCAACAACTTTTAGTAAGTCAAGCAGAATGTGTTGTACCACAATTTACTGATATTCTTTATGTTCTTTCTGTAGCATACAATCAATTAACGCatttaagaaatttaatgagagtatctttattataa